From one Lycium ferocissimum isolate CSIRO_LF1 chromosome 5, AGI_CSIRO_Lferr_CH_V1, whole genome shotgun sequence genomic stretch:
- the LOC132055915 gene encoding uncharacterized protein LOC132055915 has product MEVSGKDQSSVSASAKRLSSGTKLLRYPLRSAGKPKEEKPPLTDSSNTSVPRRGKPASSVSKSVNVLDLSGKEKSAAKPPRRLSIQSKPSASPASRAVGTITPISEARARRSSINQGKTTNTPVSAVAKSSNGKESNRLFSSIYWLSQIKLSESAAKHSISLGFFKLALEAGCEPLQRLRDELKSYVQRHNLVDLGEPVKQLFESYNISQEFEQLQVSETCSHVPEDGTPSSDDEVHTSSSVAGTEKSEPEVLNKEAVETCQVAEPTKETSSKKENASKNRRSVNKNAATPKSTTDVSGTIKKKLENPKQEPNKNKGKRQGKKSAQVEGPANADTAEKVPPEDKENMDAPQSEEINVTEV; this is encoded by the exons ATGGAAGTTTCTGGAAAAGATCAATCCTCTGTTTCTG CAAGTGCTAAGAGATTATCGTCAGGGACGAAGCTTTTGCGATATCCACTGCGATCGGCTGGTAAACCTAAGGAGGAGAAGCCGCCTTTGACTGATTCTTCTAACACTTCGGTTCCTAGAAG GGGAAAACCTGCCTCAAGTGTTAGTAAGAGTGTGAATGTCCTTGATCTCTCTGGCAAGGAAAAATCTGCTGCGAAACCTCCAAGAAGGCTGTCTATTCAGTCTAAGCCAAGTGCAAGCCCTGCCTCAAGAGCAGTAGGCACTATCACTCCTATTTCTGAGGCTAGAGCAAGGAGATCCTCGATCAACCAGGGGAAAACTACTAATACACCGGTTTCAGCCGTTGCAAAGTCATCAAATGGAAAGGAAAGCAATCGTCTGTTCTCTTCAATCTATTGGCTTTCCCAGATTAAGCTCTCTGAATCTGCTGCTAAGCATTCAATTTCTCTTGGTTTTTTCAAACTCGCTTTGGAAGCTGGCTGTGAG CCTCTTCAACGTTTGAGGGATGAGCTGAAATCCTATGTGCAACGTCATAACCTTGTCGATCTTGGGGAGCCAGTGAAACAATTGTTTGAAAGCTACAATATTTCTCAAGAGTTTGAGCAGTTGCAAGTATCTGAGACTTGTTCCCATGTGCCTGAAGATGGGACACCTTCATCTGATGATGAAGTGCATACCTCTTCATCTGTTGCTGGCACTGAGAAATCGGAACCTGAAGTCTTGAACAAAGAAGCTGTTGAAACTTGCCAAGTGGCAGAACCAACTAAGGAGACTTCatcaaagaaggaaaatgcaTCTAAGAACCGTAGATCTGTAAATAAGAATGCTGCAACTCCGAAATCTACAACAGATGTTTCTGGTACCATTAaaaagaaacttgaaaatcCTAAGCAAGAACCAAATAAGAACAAGGGGAAAAGACAGGGAAAGAAATCTGCTCAAGTAGAAG GTCCTGCTAATGCTGACACTGCTGAGAAAGTCCCTCCAGAAGACAAAGAGAATATG GATGCTCCACAGTCAGAAGAGATCAATGTTACAGAAGTTTAA
- the LOC132055916 gene encoding ABC transporter A family member 2, whose product MELRRGFPLLKQQYKALLKKNYLVAWRNKTATFLQLFASLFFIFLLFIIQRAIEARFSSSSSYKNVRDPEPLVSPPIPPCEDKNFINFPCYDFVWSGSQSPKIGQIVRGIMANNPGRSIPSSKVLSFRTRDEVDEWLFKNPMRCPGALHFVERNASIISYGIQTNSTPVVKRGIFEDPTFKFQIPLQLAAEREIARSLIGDPNFSWVVSLKEFAHPAFEIFSALGAVGPTFFLAVAMFGFVFQINVLVIEKELKLRQAMTMMGLYDTAYWLSWFTWEGFITLLSSLLIVLFGMMFQFNFFLNNSFAVVFLLFFLFQLNMISFAFMLSAFINKSSSTTTVGFFTFIVGFMTQLVTAFGFPYSKKYSNSYRIIWSLFPPDLLAQGLQLLSGATATREDPGVSWSGRTKCAFNDTECVLTMNDIYIWLVSTFFLWFVLAIYLDNTVPNISGVRKSMFYFLNPGYWTGKGGNKVKEGSICSCTGSVPPLDSIIPDDEDVLEEENIVKRLAMQGEVDPNVAVQLQGLVKIFPGTTKVGCCKCQRKSPYHALKGLWVNLPKDQLFCLLGPNGAGKTTAINCLTGITPVTAGDALVYGQSIRSSAGMSNIRTMIGVCPQFDILWDALSGQEHLHLFASIKGLPPALIKEVVEKSLAEVKLADAARIRAGSYSGGMKRRLSVAIALIGEPKLVILDEPTTGMDPITRRHVWDIIENAKKGRAIILTTHSMEEADILSDRIGIMAKGRLRCIGTSIRLKSRFGTGFIANVSFSGGTNGTPEREDTLSTSQHEAMKQFFKSRLDVVPKEENKSFLTFIIPHDKEKLLTDFFAELQDREKEFGITDIQLGLTTLEEVFLNIARQAELEDVAVGSSATLTLNTGVSLQIPIGARFVKVPGTESAENPIGTMVEVYWEQDDSGTLCISGHSQGMPIPAHVQLRDPPTATSGRGFLRRRKKIHGIVIDPAQIMGASS is encoded by the exons ATGGAATTGCGGAGGGGATTCCCTTTACTAAAACAACAATACAAAGCATTACTAAAGAAGAACTATTTAGTAGCATGGCGAAACAAGACAGCCACATTCCTTCAACTTTTCGCAtccctcttctttatcttccttttatttataatcCAGAGAGCTATTGAAGCCCGTTTCTCTTCTTCCTCATCGTACAAGAATGTGCGGGACCCAGAACCTTTGGTGTCACCGCCAATCCCGCCTTGTGAGGATAAGAACttcattaattttccatgttATGATTTTGTTTGGAGTGGTTCTCAGAGTCCTAAAATTGGACAGATTGTTAGAGGAATTATGGCTAATAATCCTGGCAGGTCAATTCCTTCCTCCAAG GTTTTGTCATTTAGAACACGGGATGAAGTGGATGAATGGCTTTTCAAGAACCCTATGCGTTGTCCTGGAGCTCTGCACTTTGTTGAAAGGAATGCTAGCATAATCAGTTATGGTATACAGACAAATTCCACTCCAGTTGTCAAACGAGGAATCTTTGAAGATCCAACTTTTAAGTTCCAAATCCCACTTCAACTGGCAGCTGAACGTGAAATTGCAAGATCTCTTATTGGAG ATCCAAATTTCAGTTGGGTTGTCAGTCTCAAAGAATTTGCACATCCTGCTTTTGAAATTTTCTCTGCCTTGGGTGCCGTTGGACCTACCTTTTTCTTGGCTGTTGCTATGTTTGGCTTTGTGTTCCAAATTAATGTTTTGGTCATTGAAAAGGAACTTAAACTTCGACAG GCAATGACTATGATGGGTCTCTATGATACTGCTTATTGGTTGTCATGGTTCACATGGGAGGGATTCATCACacttctctcttctcttctcatAGTTCTCTTCGGGATGATgtttcaatttaattttttcttgaacaaCAGCTTTGCCGTcgtgtttcttcttttcttcctcTTCCAACTTAATATG ATTAGTTTTGCATTTATGCTGTCTGCTTTTATTAACAAAtcatcttcaacaacaactgTGGGCTTCTTCACCTTTATAGTCGGTTTCATGACTCAG cttGTAACAGCATTTGGATTTCCCTATAGCAAGAAATATTCCAACAGCTATAGGATCATTTGGTCATTGTTCCCACCAGATCTTCTTGCTCAAGGTCTTCAGTTACTTTCTGGTGCAACTGCCACTCGTGAAGATCCTGGAGTCAGCTGGAGTGGGAGGACAAAATGTGCTTTTAATGATACAGAGTGTGTACTAACTATG AATGACATTTACATATGGCTCGTGTCAACATTCTTTTTGTGGTTTGTTCTTGCTATTTACTTGGATAACACAGTTCCGAATATTTCTGGTGTGAGAAAATCAATGTTCTACTTCTTGAATCCTGGCTACTGGACAGGCAAAGGGGGAAATAAGGTGAAAG AGGGTAGTATTTGTAGCTGCACAGGTTCAGTGCCGCCCTTAGATAGTATTATACCAGATGATGAAGATGTTCTTGAAGAAGAAAACATTGTTAAACGGCTAGCTATGCAAGGTGAAGTTGACCCTAATGTTGCAGTTCAACTACAGGGCCTTGTAAAGATATTTCCTGGAACAACAAAGGTGGGCTGTTGTAAATGCCAAAGGAAATCTCCTTATCATGCCCTGAAG GGATTATGGGTGAATCTTCCGAAGGATCAGCTATTTTGTCTTCTTGGGCCAAATGGAGCTGGAAAAACTACTGCTATTAATTGTTTGACTGGAATTACACCTGTTACTGCAGGAGATG CACTAGTATATGGTCAGTCCATAAGAAGCTCTGCGGGCATGTCAAACATTCGAACGATGATAGGGGTTTGTCCCCAG TTTGACATTCTTTGGGATGCATTGTCCGGTCAAGAACACCTGCATCTTTTTGCCAGCATTAAAGGTCTACCCCCTGCTTTAATAAAAGAG GTTGTAGAGAAGTCACTAGCCGAGGTAAAACTCGCAGACGCAGCCAGAATAAGAGCTGGTAGTTACAGTGGAGGAATGAAACGGCGCCTTAGTGTCGCTATAGCTCTTATTGGTGAACCAAAATTGGTCATTTTGGATGAACCG ACTACTGGTATGGATCCAATAACTAGAAGACATGTCTGGGACATAATTGAGAATGCGAAAAAAGGGCGTGCCATTATCCTGACCACTCATTCAATGGAAGAAGCTGACATCTTAAGTGACCGCATCGGTATCATGGCAAAGGGCAGACTTCGTTGCATTGGAACTTCAATAAGATTGAAATCAAGGTTTGGAACTGGTTTTATTGCTAATGTAAGCTTTTCTGGTGGGACAAATGGGACTCCTGAAAGAGAAGATACTTTGAGTACTTCTCAACATGAAGCTATGAAACAGTTCTTTAAAAGT CGTCTGGATGTGGTGCCTAAAGAGGAAAACAAGTCCTTCCTAACCTTTATTATTCCCCATGACAAGGAGAAGCTGTTGACG GACTTCTTTGCTGAGCTTCAAGATAGAGAGAAGGAATTTGGCATAACAGATATCCAGCTCGGGCTTACCACTCTTGAAGAAGTTTTTCTGAACATTGCTAGACAGGCAGAATTAGAAGATGTGGCTGTAGGAAGCTCTGCGACTCTTACTTTGAATACAGGGGTCTCACTTCAA ATACCTATAGGAGCAAGATTTGTGAAAGTCCCAGGAACGGAATCTGCTGAGAATCCAATTGGTACTATGGTAGAAGTGTATTGGGAACAAGATGATTCTGGTACACTCTGCATTTCGGGTCACTCGCAAGGCATGCCAATACCAGCTCATGTTCAACTAAGAGATCCTCCAACAGCCACTTCTGGAAGAGGTTTTTTACGAAGACGgaaaaaaattcatggaattgtGATTGACCCTGCGCAGATCATGGGTGCAAGTTCATAA